In Rubrobacter radiotolerans DSM 5868, a genomic segment contains:
- a CDS encoding AtpZ/AtpI family protein yields MKQDSASGMIFHAMISERVERFGYTVDGRYTRFAGIGFAFVALISAFTVGGYFIDRWAGTMPLFVLVGLVLGFAAALYYLFVKLKELGGG; encoded by the coding sequence ATGAAACAAGATTCGGCTTCGGGTATGATCTTTCACGCAATGATCAGCGAGAGAGTCGAGCGTTTCGGGTACACGGTGGACGGCAGGTACACGCGATTTGCAGGTATCGGGTTCGCGTTCGTGGCCCTGATCTCCGCTTTCACGGTGGGCGGGTACTTTATCGACCGCTGGGCGGGGACGATGCCGCTGTTCGTGCTCGTCGGGCTCGTGCTCGGCTTTGCGGCGGCGCTGTACTACCTCTTTGTGAAGCTGAAGGAGTTGGGCGGAGGTTGA
- the atpA gene encoding F0F1 ATP synthase subunit alpha: MGRLRPEEISSILKGAITDYENRVRTEEVGQVLEVGDGIARVHGLANVAYQEMLEFEDSRGEKITGLALNLEEDNVGVIIAGDDTHIQEGNIVRRTERLASVPVGPGVLGRVINALGVPMDGKGEIQSDGERPVEIIAPGIIKRQPVKEPLQTGIKAIDATTPIGRGQRELIIGDRKTGKTSIALDTIINQADQDVKCIYVAVGQKDSSVAGVVAALEEAGAMEYTTVINASASQSATLQYLAPYAGCAIGEYFMEQGQAALIIYDDLSKHAVAYRQMMLLLRRPPGREAYPGDVFYLHSRLLERAAKMSDAEGGGSLTALPIIETKAGDISAYIPTNVISITDGQIFLDSDLFNSNQRPAIAVGLSVSRVGSSAQTKSMKSVAGTLKLDLSQYRELASFAQFGSDLDKTTQDTLSRGARLTAILKQNERDPLPVEEQVAVIYAATNGYMAEVEPDDVPDFELQLRDNLRDSHGEILRSIREEGKLTEETEEKLKEALRRFADNFEPEASAVQAGAAADTTEGESPGDRQSGSNEG, translated from the coding sequence GTGGGCAGGCTTAGGCCGGAGGAGATCAGCTCCATACTCAAGGGCGCGATCACGGACTACGAGAACCGGGTCCGCACGGAGGAGGTCGGACAGGTCCTGGAGGTCGGGGACGGCATCGCGCGCGTTCACGGGCTTGCGAACGTGGCCTACCAGGAGATGCTCGAGTTCGAGGACTCGCGCGGAGAGAAGATAACGGGGCTCGCCCTGAACCTCGAGGAGGACAACGTCGGCGTCATTATCGCGGGCGACGACACGCACATCCAGGAAGGGAACATCGTCCGGCGCACCGAGCGTCTGGCGAGCGTGCCGGTAGGTCCCGGAGTTCTCGGACGCGTGATAAACGCCCTCGGCGTCCCGATGGACGGGAAGGGTGAGATCCAGTCCGACGGCGAGCGGCCGGTCGAGATCATCGCCCCCGGCATAATCAAGCGCCAGCCGGTCAAGGAGCCGCTCCAGACCGGCATCAAGGCGATAGACGCGACCACCCCGATCGGCCGCGGTCAGCGTGAGCTGATCATCGGGGACCGCAAGACGGGCAAGACCTCGATCGCCCTCGACACGATAATCAACCAGGCCGATCAGGACGTGAAGTGCATCTACGTCGCCGTCGGCCAGAAGGACTCTTCGGTTGCGGGGGTCGTCGCCGCGCTCGAAGAGGCGGGGGCGATGGAGTACACGACCGTTATCAACGCCTCGGCCTCGCAGTCGGCGACGTTGCAGTACCTCGCGCCGTACGCGGGGTGTGCGATCGGCGAGTACTTCATGGAGCAGGGCCAGGCCGCGCTCATAATCTACGACGATCTCTCAAAACACGCCGTCGCCTACCGGCAGATGATGCTCTTGCTCCGACGTCCGCCGGGCCGCGAGGCTTATCCCGGAGACGTCTTCTACCTGCACTCGCGCCTGCTGGAGCGGGCGGCGAAGATGTCGGACGCCGAGGGCGGTGGGTCGCTCACGGCGCTCCCGATCATCGAGACGAAGGCCGGAGACATCTCGGCGTATATCCCGACCAACGTTATCTCGATAACGGACGGGCAGATCTTCCTCGACTCCGACCTCTTCAACTCGAACCAGCGTCCGGCGATCGCCGTCGGGCTCTCGGTCAGCCGGGTCGGCTCCTCGGCGCAGACAAAGTCCATGAAGAGCGTCGCCGGTACGCTAAAGCTCGACCTCTCGCAGTACCGGGAGCTTGCGAGCTTCGCGCAGTTCGGGTCGGACCTCGACAAGACCACGCAGGACACGCTCTCGCGCGGGGCTCGCCTGACGGCGATCCTCAAGCAGAACGAGCGCGACCCGCTGCCGGTCGAGGAGCAGGTCGCCGTGATCTACGCCGCCACGAACGGCTACATGGCCGAGGTCGAGCCGGACGACGTGCCGGACTTCGAGCTTCAGCTCAGGGACAACCTTCGCGACAGCCACGGAGAGATCCTCAGGTCCATTCGCGAGGAGGGCAAGCTCACCGAGGAGACCGAGGAGAAGCTCAAGGAGGCTCTCAGGCGCTTCGCCGACAACTTCGAGCCCGAGGCGAGCGCCGTCCAGGCCGGTGCCGCCGCCGACACGACCGAGGGCGAGAGCCCGGGCGACCGGCAGTCCGGGAGCAACGAGGGCTAG
- a CDS encoding L-threonylcarbamoyladenylate synthase: protein MKVDFGSVTDAVRALRRGGVVLVPTETVVGLVCTEAGLQKVYSIKGRDEGKPVALLCREAEEALSLAEEVPESGRRLARRLWPGPLTLVLSSRESGGTVGVRVPLGTVREVLEAYGAPLYATSANPSGEEPPRALGGVEREIIESVDVVVPGEPGNGEASAVVDVTGERPTLLRPSARLDEQKLQEMLAE from the coding sequence TTGAAGGTTGACTTCGGCAGCGTTACCGATGCGGTTCGGGCGTTGAGGAGAGGCGGCGTCGTGCTCGTCCCGACGGAGACCGTCGTCGGCCTCGTGTGTACCGAGGCGGGTCTGCAGAAGGTCTACTCCATTAAGGGGCGCGACGAGGGGAAGCCCGTTGCCCTTCTCTGCCGGGAGGCCGAGGAAGCCCTCTCTCTCGCCGAGGAGGTCCCCGAGTCCGGACGGAGGCTTGCCAGAAGGTTATGGCCCGGACCTCTCACCCTTGTCCTGAGCTCCAGAGAATCGGGTGGTACGGTAGGGGTCCGGGTGCCGCTCGGGACGGTGCGGGAGGTCCTTGAAGCCTACGGCGCGCCGCTGTACGCAACGAGCGCGAACCCCTCGGGGGAGGAGCCGCCGCGCGCGCTCGGGGGCGTCGAGCGGGAGATCATCGAGTCGGTGGACGTCGTGGTCCCGGGGGAGCCGGGGAATGGCGAGGCTTCGGCGGTGGTGGACGTAACGGGCGAGAGACCGACGCTGCTCCGACCGTCCGCCCGGCTGGACGAACAGAAGCTGCAGGAGATGCTGGCGGAGTAA
- the atpB gene encoding F0F1 ATP synthase subunit A has product MNPEELRSEIIHTWEYGNYLYFDWMELSLFGIDISITKSVLWLWLGALITFLIMFIGSRILRTRPGAYQVIVEEIYGFGRNSLGGLLGEDGKKWFPYTLSLFIFVLTLNLLGLIPNSFPVTSSISFTLVLALITFILAQYQGVRSNGAGRYVAAFVPSGLPAKPIMVPFMFVIEWISELSRPLTLAMRLYANMLAGHLLVYIFLSFILYFGVGMAVVSVPLGLAIYAFEVFVAILQAYIFAILTQIYIELSMYKAEHH; this is encoded by the coding sequence TTGAACCCGGAGGAGTTGAGGAGCGAGATCATCCACACCTGGGAGTACGGGAACTACCTGTACTTCGACTGGATGGAGCTTTCCCTCTTCGGGATAGACATCTCGATAACGAAGTCGGTGCTCTGGCTCTGGCTCGGGGCGCTCATCACGTTTTTGATCATGTTCATCGGGAGCCGCATCCTGAGGACGAGGCCGGGGGCGTATCAGGTGATCGTCGAGGAGATCTACGGCTTCGGCCGCAACAGCCTCGGCGGGCTGCTGGGCGAGGACGGAAAGAAGTGGTTCCCGTACACGCTGAGCCTGTTCATCTTCGTGCTGACGCTGAACCTTCTCGGGCTTATCCCGAACAGCTTCCCGGTTACGAGCAGCATCTCGTTCACGCTGGTGCTCGCGCTTATAACGTTCATCCTCGCGCAGTATCAGGGGGTGAGGAGCAACGGAGCCGGGAGGTACGTTGCCGCGTTCGTGCCGTCGGGGCTTCCGGCGAAGCCGATAATGGTCCCGTTTATGTTCGTAATCGAGTGGATCAGCGAGCTTTCGCGGCCCCTCACGCTCGCCATGCGACTCTATGCCAACATGCTGGCGGGCCACCTGCTCGTGTACATCTTCCTCAGCTTCATCCTGTACTTCGGTGTCGGGATGGCTGTTGTGTCGGTCCCGTTGGGTCTTGCGATCTATGCCTTCGAGGTCTTTGTGGCGATCCTGCAGGCGTACATCTTCGCTATACTGACCCAGATCTACATCGAGCTCTCGATGTACAAGGCCGAACATCACTAG
- a CDS encoding DUF1385 domain-containing protein gives MKVGGQAIMEGVLMRSPNFWAMAVKTPEGELDVRAEPFRSVTKRSALLRLPIVRGFVSLAETLVLGMKALTISTNVALGEDEDFSKKEIAVTFLFAMVLAVGLFLAAPVLAVKGVGLLLGGQVENALLFSLIEGAVRIAIFIGYIVAISAFSRDIKRFFAYHGAEHKAIKVYEAGEELVPENARRLDTMHVRCGTSFILYVLVLSILVFSLLGVEGWVYMVVSRIVVIPLVAGIGFEFIMWSARNQGSALVRALTWPGLQLQRLTTREPDDGMVEVAMASLKKVLSLEEEAKIKNDASAKLVI, from the coding sequence GTGAAGGTCGGCGGACAGGCGATAATGGAGGGCGTCCTTATGCGCTCTCCGAACTTCTGGGCGATGGCGGTAAAGACGCCCGAGGGCGAGCTCGACGTTCGGGCCGAGCCGTTTCGGTCCGTGACGAAGCGGAGCGCGCTCCTCAGGCTCCCGATCGTCCGGGGCTTCGTCTCGCTCGCCGAGACGCTCGTGCTCGGGATGAAGGCGCTTACGATCTCGACGAACGTCGCGCTCGGGGAGGACGAGGACTTCTCGAAAAAGGAGATCGCCGTCACCTTCCTCTTCGCTATGGTGCTCGCGGTAGGGCTCTTCCTCGCCGCGCCGGTGCTTGCGGTGAAGGGCGTCGGCCTCCTTCTCGGGGGGCAGGTCGAGAACGCGCTCCTCTTCAGCCTTATCGAGGGAGCTGTCAGGATCGCGATCTTTATCGGCTACATTGTCGCGATCTCGGCCTTCAGCCGGGACATCAAGCGGTTCTTCGCTTACCACGGCGCGGAGCACAAGGCGATAAAGGTCTACGAGGCGGGCGAGGAACTCGTTCCCGAGAACGCGCGCAGGCTCGACACGATGCATGTCCGGTGCGGCACGAGCTTTATCCTGTACGTGCTCGTGCTCTCCATACTCGTGTTCTCGCTGCTCGGGGTCGAGGGCTGGGTGTACATGGTCGTGAGCCGCATCGTCGTGATCCCGCTCGTCGCCGGCATCGGCTTCGAGTTCATCATGTGGAGCGCGCGCAACCAGGGGAGCGCGCTTGTCCGGGCGCTCACCTGGCCGGGGCTCCAACTCCAGCGGCTCACCACCCGCGAGCCGGACGATGGCATGGTCGAGGTCGCGATGGCCTCGCTCAAGAAGGTGCTCTCGCTCGAAGAGGAGGCGAAGATAAAGAACGACGCCTCCGCGAAGCTCGTGATCTAG
- the atpF gene encoding F0F1 ATP synthase subunit B: MGDETGIFDLFNTSLIFWQLVTFAILLFLLIRYVFPPIQNMINDRQRRIEQAIDEAQRTRSEAQELLAEYRRQLDEARSESRRILDESRRQAEAQRERTKQEAREEGDRIIARAREEIGRERENTLRQVRGEVADMVLAATGRVINRKLDREEHDRLIQEALNDLDSASANGGSGDRSGKVRVHRRDEAGSRSV; this comes from the coding sequence ATGGGCGACGAGACAGGGATTTTCGACCTTTTCAATACGAGCCTGATCTTCTGGCAGCTGGTAACGTTTGCGATCCTGCTGTTCCTTTTGATCCGGTACGTCTTCCCGCCGATCCAGAACATGATCAACGACCGCCAGCGGCGCATCGAGCAGGCGATAGACGAGGCTCAGCGCACGCGCTCCGAGGCCCAGGAGCTTCTCGCGGAGTACCGGCGTCAACTCGACGAGGCACGCAGTGAGTCGCGGCGCATCCTCGACGAGTCGCGCCGTCAGGCCGAGGCTCAGCGCGAGCGCACGAAGCAGGAGGCCCGCGAGGAGGGCGACCGCATAATCGCCCGCGCCCGGGAGGAGATCGGTCGCGAGCGCGAGAACACCCTGCGGCAGGTGCGCGGGGAGGTCGCGGACATGGTCCTCGCCGCGACGGGGCGGGTCATCAACCGCAAGCTCGACCGCGAAGAGCACGACCGCCTCATTCAGGAGGCCCTGAACGACCTTGACTCGGCGAGCGCCAACGGCGGCTCCGGCGATCGTTCGGGCAAGGTTCGGGTACACCGCCGCGACGAGGCCGGGAGCCGGTCGGTTTGA
- the atpE gene encoding ATP synthase F0 subunit C produces MIEALATVLNLAILLQGNVEGLRLVGFGVAAGTAVIGSGIGMGYLFGQTIASIHRQPEAFSMSQTWLFVGIGLVEAQALFGLAFALLIGLGIF; encoded by the coding sequence ATGATAGAAGCTCTGGCAACTGTTTTGAACCTCGCCATCCTGCTGCAGGGGAACGTCGAGGGACTCAGGCTTGTAGGCTTCGGGGTTGCGGCAGGTACGGCGGTTATCGGGAGCGGGATCGGTATGGGATACCTCTTCGGCCAGACCATCGCCTCCATACACCGCCAGCCCGAGGCGTTCAGCATGTCGCAGACCTGGCTCTTTGTCGGGATCGGGCTTGTTGAGGCGCAGGCTCTGTTCGGACTTGCGTTCGCGCTTCTGATCGGCCTCGGGATCTTCTAG
- the glyA gene encoding serine hydroxymethyltransferase, protein MIGPYTEVIDSEVQSALDGELERQRTTIELIASENFTSPAVLAAQGSVLTNKYAEGYPGKRYYGGCEQVDKVEQLAIDRAKELFGADHVNVQPHAGAQANEAAYSVLLEPGDKVLAMDLAAGGHLTHGMKLNFSGRLYEFVHYGVDKNGYIDYDEVRNIALRERPKLIVAGASAYPRIIEFDKFRAVADEVGAKFMTDMAHIAGLVAAEVHPSPVPHCEIVTTTTHKTLRGARGGMVLCREEFAKKLNSRVFPGLQGGPLMHAIAGKAVAFGEALQPEFRQYAQSIVDNARAMAEGLLEGGVNLVSGGTDNHMMLVDLRGTGTTGKELEGRLEEVGVTCNKNMVPNDPEGPMVTSGVRLGTPAMTTRGMGEDEMREIAAIIAKTVHGETQGLRERVAILTDAFPLYG, encoded by the coding sequence ATGATCGGCCCTTACACAGAAGTCATTGACTCCGAGGTGCAGAGCGCCCTCGACGGGGAGCTGGAGCGCCAGCGGACGACAATAGAGCTGATCGCGAGCGAGAACTTCACCTCGCCCGCCGTGCTCGCCGCTCAGGGCTCGGTCCTGACGAACAAGTACGCCGAGGGCTACCCGGGAAAGCGCTACTATGGCGGCTGCGAGCAGGTGGACAAGGTCGAGCAACTCGCGATCGACCGGGCAAAGGAACTCTTCGGGGCCGACCACGTGAACGTCCAGCCCCACGCCGGAGCCCAGGCCAACGAAGCGGCCTACTCGGTGCTGCTCGAACCCGGAGACAAAGTCCTTGCAATGGACCTCGCCGCCGGAGGACACCTGACCCACGGCATGAAGCTGAACTTCAGCGGAAGGCTCTACGAGTTCGTGCACTACGGCGTTGATAAGAACGGCTACATCGACTACGACGAGGTTCGCAACATCGCCCTGAGGGAGCGGCCGAAGCTGATCGTGGCCGGAGCGAGCGCCTACCCGCGCATCATCGAGTTCGACAAGTTCCGCGCCGTCGCGGACGAGGTCGGCGCGAAGTTCATGACGGACATGGCCCACATCGCAGGTCTAGTTGCAGCAGAGGTTCACCCTTCACCTGTACCTCACTGTGAGATAGTTACGACCACGACGCACAAGACGCTTCGCGGGGCGCGGGGCGGGATGGTTTTGTGCCGGGAGGAGTTTGCGAAGAAGCTGAACAGCCGGGTATTTCCCGGGCTTCAGGGCGGGCCGCTGATGCATGCGATCGCGGGCAAGGCCGTCGCGTTTGGGGAGGCTCTTCAGCCGGAGTTCAGGCAGTACGCGCAGAGCATAGTGGACAACGCCCGGGCGATGGCCGAGGGGCTTTTGGAGGGCGGGGTGAACCTCGTCTCCGGCGGAACGGACAACCACATGATGCTCGTTGACCTTCGCGGGACGGGGACGACGGGCAAGGAGCTTGAGGGAAGGCTCGAAGAGGTCGGGGTTACGTGCAACAAGAACATGGTTCCGAACGACCCGGAGGGGCCGATGGTGACGAGCGGCGTCAGGCTCGGTACGCCCGCGATGACGACGCGCGGGATGGGCGAGGACGAGATGCGAGAGATCGCCGCCATTATCGCCAAGACCGTGCACGGCGAGACGCAGGGGCTTCGGGAGCGCGTCGCGATCCTTACGGACGCCTTCCCACTCTATGGTTGA
- the atpH gene encoding ATP synthase F1 subunit delta, with amino-acid sequence MSAVSTYAQALFEAARERDELEKTLEDLKDFDAAVAENEELRLFFFGGQVPEVQKRRAIDGLTEGMTLSTRNFLKVLSDNDRTEALHEIVVRFEDLVKEHLGRVEVQVTTAIELSEEEEEKIKERLARILEGREVVLETKVDPDLLGGAVFRFGGTMFDGSVRGRLQSLREEMLERSAV; translated from the coding sequence TTGAGCGCGGTCTCGACCTACGCTCAGGCGCTCTTCGAGGCCGCCCGCGAGCGCGACGAGCTTGAGAAGACGCTCGAAGACCTCAAGGACTTCGATGCCGCCGTCGCGGAGAACGAGGAGCTCCGGCTCTTCTTTTTCGGCGGTCAGGTCCCCGAGGTGCAGAAGCGCCGGGCGATAGACGGTCTCACCGAGGGGATGACCCTCTCGACAAGGAACTTCCTGAAGGTCCTCTCCGACAACGACCGGACGGAGGCCCTGCACGAGATCGTCGTCCGCTTCGAGGACCTCGTCAAGGAGCACCTCGGGCGGGTCGAGGTACAGGTAACGACGGCGATCGAGCTGTCCGAAGAAGAGGAAGAGAAGATAAAAGAGCGGCTCGCAAGGATACTTGAGGGCCGCGAGGTCGTGCTTGAGACGAAGGTAGACCCGGACCTTCTGGGAGGAGCGGTCTTCCGGTTCGGCGGCACGATGTTCGACGGAAGCGTCAGGGGGCGGCTGCAGAGCCTCCGGGAAGAGATGCTAGAGAGGAGCGCTGTCTAG
- the prmC gene encoding peptide chain release factor N(5)-glutamine methyltransferase has translation MTAHDASRAAASRLREAGVPEPTASAEVLLSELLGARRGDLRFRREPLSREQSKAYEAMISRRLDREPVQRILGYAYFRNLRLSLGEEVLIPRADTESVVEAALERIDLRDGACRVLDLGTGSGAIALAIADERPACEVHASDVSEAALRIARRNAELNLDRSERVAFHRADLVSGLEALAGDVDLLVSNPPYVASAALAGLAPEVRDWDPPLALDGGPDGLDLYRRLLAETACLLKPGAEVVLEVGDGQAKEVLCIGESAGLRRVGARPDLTGTLRAVILEKKGS, from the coding sequence GTGACCGCGCACGACGCGTCTCGTGCGGCTGCATCGAGGCTGCGCGAGGCCGGGGTACCGGAGCCTACGGCCTCTGCGGAGGTTCTGCTCTCGGAGCTTCTGGGCGCCCGGCGCGGGGACCTCCGGTTCCGCCGCGAGCCGCTCAGCAGAGAGCAGAGCAAGGCTTACGAGGCCATGATCTCCCGCCGCCTCGACCGCGAGCCCGTGCAACGCATCCTCGGCTACGCGTACTTCCGGAACCTCAGGTTGAGCCTCGGGGAAGAGGTCCTGATCCCCCGCGCGGACACCGAGTCCGTCGTCGAAGCCGCGCTGGAGCGGATAGACCTGCGGGACGGCGCCTGCCGGGTGCTCGACCTCGGGACGGGGTCCGGGGCGATCGCCCTCGCCATCGCCGACGAAAGACCCGCTTGCGAGGTCCACGCCTCCGACGTGAGCGAAGCCGCTCTCCGAATCGCCCGCCGCAACGCAGAGCTAAACCTCGACCGTAGCGAGAGAGTGGCTTTCCATCGGGCGGATCTCGTCTCGGGACTCGAAGCCCTCGCCGGGGATGTGGACCTACTCGTGTCGAACCCTCCGTACGTCGCGAGCGCGGCCCTCGCCGGACTCGCGCCCGAGGTCCGCGACTGGGACCCGCCGCTCGCTCTCGACGGCGGCCCGGACGGCCTCGACCTCTACCGGCGTCTTCTTGCCGAAACGGCGTGTCTGCTCAAGCCCGGAGCGGAGGTCGTTCTGGAGGTCGGGGACGGACAGGCCAAGGAGGTCCTCTGCATCGGGGAAAGCGCCGGACTGCGCCGTGTCGGAGCCCGGCCCGACCTCACCGGGACTCTGCGAGCCGTGATCCTCGAAAAGAAAGGAAGTTAA
- a CDS encoding deoxycytidylate deaminase: MERSEGRFGGRSDGDLKPPERRVRPSWDEYFMSIAREVATRSTCPRLAVGAVVVRDRRILTTGYNGSPAGMPHCEDVGCLIRVVDGRESCQRTLHAEQNAIIQAAYHGVSVRGAKIYCTHQPCLVCTKMIMNAGIEEVCFEGGYPDPLAVELAEEGGLSMVRFQSGS, translated from the coding sequence ATGGAACGCTCTGAAGGACGCTTCGGCGGGCGCTCCGATGGCGACCTGAAGCCGCCGGAGCGGCGGGTTCGCCCCTCGTGGGACGAGTACTTTATGAGCATCGCTCGGGAGGTCGCGACGCGCTCGACGTGCCCGAGGCTCGCCGTCGGGGCGGTTGTCGTGCGGGACAGGCGAATACTCACGACCGGCTACAACGGGAGTCCGGCCGGGATGCCTCACTGCGAGGACGTGGGGTGTCTTATCCGGGTCGTGGACGGCCGGGAGAGCTGCCAGCGGACGCTTCATGCCGAGCAGAACGCGATCATTCAGGCCGCGTATCACGGGGTTTCGGTCAGGGGGGCGAAGATCTACTGCACCCACCAGCCGTGCCTCGTGTGCACGAAGATGATCATGAACGCCGGCATCGAGGAGGTCTGCTTCGAGGGCGGCTACCCGGACCCGCTCGCCGTCGAACTCGCCGAGGAGGGCGGCCTCTCGATGGTCCGGTTCCAATCCGGCTCCTGA
- a CDS encoding type B 50S ribosomal protein L31, producing the protein MKKGIHPEYRPVVFRDSSADFAIVTRSTVETSRTVEWEDGNTYPLVELDISSASHPFYTGRQRIVDTGGRVQRFENRRRARRQNG; encoded by the coding sequence ATGAAGAAGGGGATACACCCGGAGTACAGGCCCGTCGTTTTCCGCGACAGCAGCGCGGACTTTGCGATCGTCACGCGCTCGACGGTCGAGACGAGCCGGACGGTCGAGTGGGAGGACGGGAACACGTACCCGCTCGTCGAACTCGACATCTCCAGCGCCAGCCACCCGTTCTACACCGGGCGTCAGCGCATCGTGGACACGGGTGGCCGGGTGCAGAGGTTCGAGAACCGTCGCCGGGCCCGCAGGCAGAACGGTTAG
- the prfA gene encoding peptide chain release factor 1 → MDEQVRKLATETLARYDALTRELSDPDIFNDGNRYREVAKEHGRMRKGAELSQAFLEAAQEAAEARELIPSAESAEEREFFAEEARAAEARTESLEEEIRTELIDRDPNDDKDVIVEIRAGAGGDEAALFAAELQEMYARYADRLGFKHSVLTSSPAEMGGYKEVVMEIEGDRAYSFFKHEGGTHRVQRVPKTESQGRIHTSTATVAVLPEAEDVEVEVSQNDLEIDVYRSSGPGGQSVNTTDSAVRITHKPTGLVVTCQNEKSQLQNKEQAMRILKSRLLEREMQERAKEEGAMRLAQVGSGDRSAKIRTYNFPQGRITDHRINLTTHNLEETFGGNLDDFTQALSAAERAEKLAAGAEAAGEASD, encoded by the coding sequence ATGGACGAACAGGTACGCAAGCTCGCAACGGAGACGCTCGCGCGCTACGACGCGCTCACAAGGGAGCTCTCCGACCCGGATATCTTCAACGACGGCAACCGCTACCGGGAGGTCGCCAAGGAGCACGGCCGGATGCGCAAGGGGGCAGAGCTCTCCCAGGCGTTTCTCGAAGCCGCGCAGGAAGCGGCCGAGGCGCGGGAGCTGATCCCGTCGGCCGAGAGCGCCGAGGAGCGGGAGTTCTTCGCCGAGGAGGCCCGCGCGGCCGAGGCCCGGACGGAGAGTCTCGAAGAGGAGATACGCACCGAGCTCATAGACCGCGACCCGAACGATGACAAGGACGTTATCGTGGAGATCCGGGCCGGAGCGGGTGGCGACGAGGCGGCGCTCTTTGCGGCGGAGCTTCAGGAGATGTACGCCCGCTACGCCGACCGGCTCGGCTTCAAGCACAGCGTCCTGACCTCCAGCCCGGCCGAGATGGGCGGCTACAAGGAGGTCGTCATGGAGATCGAGGGCGACCGGGCCTACTCGTTCTTCAAGCACGAGGGCGGCACACACCGCGTCCAGCGTGTCCCGAAGACCGAGTCTCAGGGACGTATCCATACCTCGACCGCGACCGTCGCCGTACTCCCGGAGGCCGAAGACGTTGAAGTGGAGGTCAGCCAGAATGACCTTGAGATCGACGTTTACCGTTCGAGCGGTCCGGGTGGACAGAGCGTGAACACGACCGACTCGGCGGTGCGCATCACGCACAAACCGACGGGGCTCGTGGTTACGTGCCAGAACGAGAAGAGCCAGCTCCAGAACAAGGAGCAGGCGATGCGTATCCTGAAGTCCCGCCTTCTTGAGCGGGAGATGCAGGAGCGCGCAAAGGAAGAGGGTGCGATGCGTCTGGCGCAGGTCGGTTCGGGGGACCGCTCGGCGAAGATACGGACCTATAACTTTCCGCAGGGGCGTATTACCGACCACCGCATCAACCTCACGACGCACAACCTCGAAGAGACCTTTGGTGGCAACCTCGACGACTTTACCCAGGCTCTCTCCGCCGCCGAGCGGGCCGAGAAGCTCGCGGCCGGAGCCGAGGCCGCGGGTGAAGCCAGCGACTAG
- the upp gene encoding uracil phosphoribosyltransferase — MVEGSEKGGFPKNFHLVDDPLSRHKLAVLRDERTPTPEFRQAMKELALILVAAATRRMPTREVRINTPLVGTTVEAIAAPVCLVPVLRAGLGMLDGALALLPKATVGFMGLQRDEETAQPVEYYVNLPKDLPNYSVVVLDPMLATGGSLSATLTKLKEEGAGWVSCIHAVSAGPGVERVCAEHPDVHFYSAALDPELDENSFIVPGLGDAGDRLYGTL; from the coding sequence ATGGTTGAGGGGAGCGAGAAAGGAGGTTTTCCCAAGAACTTCCACCTCGTAGACGACCCGCTGAGCCGTCACAAGCTTGCGGTGCTCCGCGACGAGCGGACCCCGACGCCTGAGTTCCGGCAGGCGATGAAGGAGCTGGCCCTTATCCTTGTCGCCGCCGCCACGCGCCGGATGCCGACGCGCGAGGTCAGGATAAACACCCCGCTCGTCGGGACGACTGTAGAGGCGATCGCGGCCCCGGTCTGCCTTGTGCCGGTGCTGCGCGCGGGGCTCGGGATGCTCGACGGGGCGCTCGCGCTTCTGCCGAAGGCGACCGTGGGGTTCATGGGACTTCAGCGCGACGAGGAGACGGCTCAGCCCGTCGAGTACTACGTGAACCTTCCGAAGGACCTGCCGAACTACTCCGTGGTAGTTCTCGACCCGATGCTTGCGACGGGCGGGAGTCTCTCTGCGACGCTCACGAAGCTCAAGGAAGAGGGGGCCGGGTGGGTGTCGTGCATCCACGCCGTCTCGGCCGGTCCCGGAGTGGAGCGGGTGTGCGCCGAGCACCCCGATGTTCACTTCTACTCTGCTGCGCTCGACCCGGAGCTCGACGAGAACTCGTTTATCGTGCCGGGGCTCGGGGACGCCGGGGACAGGCTGTATGGAACGCTCTGA